ACAATCCGCAGATCGGCATCATCATCCCAGCGGCTGCACATCGGGCAGCCGGTTTGCTCTCTTATCGTCATGGTGAGCCTCTTTCAAAATGTTGTGAGGAAGGTCGGATACAAGGCGCACGGAGCGCAACGACTGAGACATACCATTCAGGTAGGCGAAGAAGTGAGCACCGCGCAACGCAGTATACGGCCTCCGCAGTAGTTTTGAAAGGGGCTCATGATTTCTCCACAAGGGGTAGTTGCAGGGTAATGGTACAACCGCTGCCGGGACCGGCACTTTCAGCCTGCACTGCGCCGCCGCAGCCTTCAATCACGGACTGGACAATATACAGCCCCAGTCCGGTGCCACGAATCCGCTCATCCGGCAGTTCTACCCGGTAAAAACGACGGAAAATCTTGCGCAGTTCTGCTTTAGCAATACCACGACCGTGATCTTTTAATGCAATAATCGCCCAGCGGCCTTTACGACTCAGCCGCAATTCCAGCTCCGGCACACCGGGCGAATAGAGTACTGCATTTTCCAGCAGGTTACGCAACACAGTCCCCAGCTCATCAGGCTCCACCGCCGCCTTCAGACCAGGTTCAAGTTCCAGCTCAAGCCGGGTACCCGGTGGCAGGCGATCACGGTTTTCATCCAGATATTTCTGCACAAAGGCTGAGAGATCAATCACCCGCCGGTCAGCCGGACGCCGGCGCTGTTCAATCCGGGCGGCCAGCAGCAGGTTGTCAATCTGGGAATGCAAGCGATGGGTATCATCCAGCATGGTATCCACAAAGCTGTCCAGGCGTTCTGCCGAGGGACGGCGCAACTGGATCGTCTCAAGATGAAGCTGGATTGATGCCAGGGGCGATTTCAGCTCATGGGTCACCTGGGTGATAAACTCGCGCTGTTCCTGATAGAGCCGCGACTGACGGCGCCAGAAGATGAACAACGTATAAACACCGGCCAAAATCGCTGCCAGCAGCAGCAAGCCCTGCACCAGTGGAGACCAGCCCTCGGTCCGGGCCAGCAGCTCCGGACTGTAGCGGGTGGCCAGTTCTTTCAACTGGCGATGCCTGCCCACAAACCAGGTTACCCACAGTACCACCACCACCACCCAGACCAACTGGATGGCCACCAGGGCAATCACCGGATTAAAAATACGACGAATCAGTTTCATCTGATATGACGCGTCTTTCCTGGTTGAATTTGTAACGCCGTTCTGTTATAACCCAGACCCGCTGCAGATCACACCACTAAATACACGCAAGTAAGGAACAAATAATGGCATCCTACGACTTCACCCGCCTCAGACGTCTCACGATCATCCACAACGTGGTGCAGGTCGGCCTGCTGGGCCTGTTAATGTTTATGGCCTACAATTTTATGCTGGCTTTTGCCAAGTATGGCATGTCCGGTTTGTTTGTCAAAAGCTTCATCATGGCGGTGGTCGTGCAGCTGATCTGTATGTATCCTGCTTGGTGGCTTGCCGGCAAGGATGTTGAGGTAGAAGTTGAGACAAGCCTTGTTGGAGTTACGCCGGAACAATTGGTGGCACTGCGCCGCAGACGGCTGCTTGGTGATATCTGGAAGCTCTCTGCCCTGGGCGCCTTTGTGGTCTTTATTTTCATGTCACCCAGTGTGGAAAAAGGACGGGCGGCATCGCTGTTCCTGTCGGTTTCCTACTATTCGTTCCTGCTGGTGGCCATTACCTACTTCCAGTGCTTTAACTTCATTGCCAAAAAGCGCCGCAGGGAACTTGCCTGAAACACTACCGCCGTACTTGAATGAAACGGCCCGGTGTAAACCGGGCCGTTTCTGTATCAACTAGTCATTATCACGGCCATGGCCGCGGCCATGTTTTTTGTGTTCCTTCCACTCCTCGCGCGCTTCCCGCTTGTCCTCCTTACGACGGTCCTTCTCATCCCGCCACTCTTCTCGTTCCTCCCGACCAGGCCGGAAATGTTTACCGCGGTAGTGATCACGATTCGCATGGTAGGCGCGGTACTCATGATCACGGTAGTAGCGGATCTTCTCCACCTTGTATCGTCTGACCGGTGCCGGGAGCTGCTCGTAGCGGGTTACCACCCAGGGACCGTTATAATGGTTGGCCCGATACCAGTGATTACCTTGAAAGAGGTAGTAGACGCCGGAAATGAGAACCATGTCGTAGGACATATCAACTCCCACATAGAACCCCAGTGACGATGGCGCCAGAAAGAGCGGCGGCGCATCAAAGACCACCCGGGGCGCCACCACAACCGTGGGAGGCGGCGGTACCGGCACTCCCAGATTAACATTAACATTGAAATTGGACTCAGCTGCTCCAAGTGACGGGACCGCCATAAGTGCTGCCAGGACCAGAGCTGTTGCGATTCGCATCTGCTGTTTCCTCCTTATAATGGAATACTCTGCCTAAAGCATATTCAGTGCCATGATTGGAAAAACTGCTCCATCCGGCTGAATACCTGATCCAGCGGAGCGATCAGTTGTGCGGCCTCAGGCAAAGACTTTCTGAAACGCGCACCATAATTCTTGGTGACCATCCGGCTATCAAGAATCAGCACGGCCCCACGGTCAGTCCGGCTGCGGATCAGGCGGCCAAAGCCCTGACGCAGCTTGAGCACCGCCTGGGGCACTGACATCTCACGGAACGGATCGCCCCCCAGGCTGGTGATCCGCTCTGCCCTTGCCTGCTGGATCGGCTCTGTCGGCACCTGAAACGGCAGCCGGGCAATCACCACCAAGCGCAGGGCATCCCCCTTGACATCCACCCCTTCCCAGAAAGAATCAGTACCGAACAGCACGGCATGCTGTTCCTTGCGGAAACGGGCCAACAGCTGGTGCCTGCCGCCCCCCTCACCCTGCCGCAATACCGTTATTCCCTGATTTTCCAGTTCAGCTTTAAGGGCAGCATGAGTCTGACGCAGCAGGTCAAAAGAGGTGAACAGCACAAAGGCGCCTCCCTGCGAGATGCTGATCGCCCGCAGCACTGCATCAGCCAATGGCTGGCGAAAGGCAAAACTGGTTGGGTCAGGTAGATCCCGGGGGATGGCCACCAATGACTGCTCTGCATAATCAAAGGGTGAGGCCAGTGCCAGCTCCTGCAGCCGCTCCGACTCCAGCAGGTCAAGGCCGGTCCTTCTGCGCAGATAGCCGAATGAGCCACCCACGGTCAGGGTGGCTGAGGTCAGCACCACCGTGGGGATCGGATCAAGCAAAGCGGTCTTGATGGTCTCTGCCACATCCAGGGGTGCCACACAGACCGTGGCCTGGCTGCCCCGGCTGGTCTGCTTGGCCTCCAGCCAGCAGCAGGCCTCAGGATCATCAGTGCAGAACCAGGCCAGTTCACGGCTGATCGCCACCAGACGCTGACCAATGCCAAAGGCGTCAGTTAACAGCCCGTTCACCGCCTGCATGACCGTGTCCGGCAGCTTGGCAGCAGCCCGGTCCAGTGCTCCCAGACCATCGGCCAGTTCCTGCAACTGCTCGCCCAGACGCTTCAGGCGGGTCTCCAGCTCATGCCAGAACGGTGTGGCACGCACCTCTGCGGTAATCCTGCGCTTCAGCTCACCACCCCGCTGATCATCTCCTTGTTGCATTTCACCTTGCAAGGCCTGGGCAAGCCAGTCCAGCTCACGGTCAACCGCGCCTGCCAGCTCATGGACCTGGGGCAGTAGGGCAGCCTCGATCAGGCCGGATAGTTCCTGATACAGGGCATCCAGCTCTTCCGGTAGTTCCTTGCCGATCTTGGTGTTCAGTACGCTCAGGATGCCGGCTCTGCCACCGGATGGCGCCAGCCTTGACAGTTGCTTCATCAACCCGGCCCGGCTGATCCTGACTGACAAGGCGCCGGTGGCCGCCTCTTCCAGGTGGTGGGCCTCATCAATAATCAGACGGCTGAAGGGTGGCAGAATGGCAACCGCATCATAACCGCTCTCACGGCGCAGGGCGATATCAGCCAGCAGCAGGGCGTGGTTGACCACCAGCAGCCGGGCTGAAGCGGCATCGCGGCGCGCCTTGTAGAAAAAGCAGCGGTTAAACTCCGGACAGCGGGAACGGCCACACTGGTCTGCCTCGCAACGCAGGTCATCCCAGACCTCCCAGGCAGGATGGAAGGAGAGATCGCTCAGGCAGCCGCTGCGAGTGGTTTCGCTCCAGGCAGCTATGGCCTGTAACTCCTCCGAAGCGCTGTCCGGGAACAGGGACGGCTCATCCAGCACCCCGCCCAGTTTGCGCAGGCAAAGGTAGTTGCCGCGCCCCTTGACCAGACAGGCGGTGAACTCCGTGGCAGCATGGCGTTGCAGCAGGGGAATATCCTTCTTGATCAGCTGTTCCTGCAGGTTGATGGTGTTAGTGGAGATCACCACCCGTTGATCATTACGCATGGCCCAGAGCAGGGCAGGCACCAGATAGGCCAGTGATTTGCCGGTGCCGGTACCGGCCTCAATCAGCGCCACGGTGTTGTCGTTAAAGGCGGTTGCCACGCTAAAGGCCATCCGCACCTGTTCATCCCGTTTTTCATACCCCTTAAGATGCTTAGCCAGCATCCCGTCAGAGCCAAAGACCTTTTCCAGCTCATCAAAATTAAGCCGTTCGCCGGTGCGGGGGGTATGGGGCGCCACCACCAGATAGCAACGCTGGCAGTCATTGTCGATGATGCCGAAACCGATCCCGTTGTTGCCGCAGATCGAGGCCAGATCAAGATCAGCATCAGAGGGGATCAGCTCGCCGGAGGGGTGGTTGTGCAGCACCATCTGGCCGGCCGAGGCGCGGGAGAGGATGGCCGGTACGGCGTGCTTATTGCCACGGGCAATGGCCTCGGCAGAGACCATCACACCATTGTCGTCCAGGCAGGCGATGAAGAAGACCTCATTACCACGGGCCTGTTTGATCTCAAAACGGATCAGGGCGCTGCAATCAGTTGAAAAGGTTGCGGGCATGAAGATCAGGATTGTTCGTCAGACAATAAGTTCATATCTGAGTATGGTGCCGGGCGTATCTCCCCCAGCGACTTCAGGCAGGTCTTCCGGTCCTCATCACCCCCAAAAATCGTAGCGCGGTTGTTGTCGCGTTGCATAATCTGATATGGGTGACCAGGCGCTATGCTGCAGGCTGTTTTTAACATCGGTTGGATAGTAATGACAGTTATTCGCATTGGCAATACAAATGTGGTGAATGGCCCGAATGGTGCGTTGTCGGCAATAGTACATGCACCTGAAAGCAACTCGACTCAACAGATGGTGTTCGCTATTGACAGCACACATCATTCCGCTAAGCTAATGCCTATGTTAAACAGAATCTGCTTTCTAATAATCATCATTTCATTTTTCGGTGGGTTGCCGCTCCATGCTGAGCAGGCTACCCCCGACAATGCCCATGTGATCGTCGTCGGAGGTAACAGCAACTACCCGCCCTATCAATTTATCGGCAAAAATGGCCAACCTGACGGATATATTGTCGATCTGACCAAGGCGATTGCAGGCGTGATGGGGATGAAGATTGATATCCGCCTCGGAGATTTCGGGGGAATTCTGGATGAGTTGGAGAATGGCCGGATTGATATCCTTGAAGGTCTTTCCTATTCAGAAAGCAGGGCGCAGCACTACGATTTTTCCCCCCCGCACTCAATTATCGTGCATGCCATCTTTGCACGAAAGGGGACTAAAGAGGTTAAAACGCTGGATGAACTGCGGGGTAAAAAAGTGTTGGTGCATCGGGGTGGCGGTATGCACAGCTACATGAAGGAGCACAATTACGCCCACGACCTAGTCCTGACCGATAGCCCGCGTGAAACCTTGCAACAGCTTGCCGTCGGCAAATGTGATTATGCCGTCGTGGCACTTTTGCCCGGTATGTATATCATTCGCGAAGAAAACCTGACCAATATTGTGCCGATAGCCAAGAACATCATCCAGCAGCGTTACTATTGTTATGCGGTCAAAAAAGGAAATACCGAGCTCCTTGCCAGGTTTAACGAAGGGCTCACCATCCTTAAGAAAACCGGCCAGTACGATGCAATATATAACAAATGGCTGGGGGTACTGGAACCGCAAAGGGTTTCCTGGAGGGTTATTGCAAAATATGCCGCGTTAGTGGTGATTCCGCTTGTGTTGGTACTTATGGGAACGGTGCTCTGGTCTTATTCCCTGCGCAAGCAGGTGGCACAGCGAACAGAATCTCTTTCAAAGGCTCTGGTTGAGTTGCGCTCCAATCAGCAGCAACTTGTTCAAGCGGATAAAATGGCTGCGTTGGGAATACTCGTGTCAGGCGTAGCCCACGAAATCAATAACCCGACCGGTATCATCCTGATGAATATGCCGACGCTGAGAAAGATTCTCCGCGATGCCGAGCGCATTCTGGACCAATACCGCGAGGAGCATGGCGATTATTCGCTCGGCGGACTTTCGTACGAACGTGTGCGGCAGGAATTGCCGCTCCTTCTGGAAGAAATGCAGGATGGAGCAGAGCGA
Above is a window of Trichlorobacter lovleyi SZ DNA encoding:
- a CDS encoding helicase C-terminal domain-containing protein, with protein sequence MPATFSTDCSALIRFEIKQARGNEVFFIACLDDNGVMVSAEAIARGNKHAVPAILSRASAGQMVLHNHPSGELIPSDADLDLASICGNNGIGFGIIDNDCQRCYLVVAPHTPRTGERLNFDELEKVFGSDGMLAKHLKGYEKRDEQVRMAFSVATAFNDNTVALIEAGTGTGKSLAYLVPALLWAMRNDQRVVISTNTINLQEQLIKKDIPLLQRHAATEFTACLVKGRGNYLCLRKLGGVLDEPSLFPDSASEELQAIAAWSETTRSGCLSDLSFHPAWEVWDDLRCEADQCGRSRCPEFNRCFFYKARRDAASARLLVVNHALLLADIALRRESGYDAVAILPPFSRLIIDEAHHLEEAATGALSVRISRAGLMKQLSRLAPSGGRAGILSVLNTKIGKELPEELDALYQELSGLIEAALLPQVHELAGAVDRELDWLAQALQGEMQQGDDQRGGELKRRITAEVRATPFWHELETRLKRLGEQLQELADGLGALDRAAAKLPDTVMQAVNGLLTDAFGIGQRLVAISRELAWFCTDDPEACCWLEAKQTSRGSQATVCVAPLDVAETIKTALLDPIPTVVLTSATLTVGGSFGYLRRRTGLDLLESERLQELALASPFDYAEQSLVAIPRDLPDPTSFAFRQPLADAVLRAISISQGGAFVLFTSFDLLRQTHAALKAELENQGITVLRQGEGGGRHQLLARFRKEQHAVLFGTDSFWEGVDVKGDALRLVVIARLPFQVPTEPIQQARAERITSLGGDPFREMSVPQAVLKLRQGFGRLIRSRTDRGAVLILDSRMVTKNYGARFRKSLPEAAQLIAPLDQVFSRMEQFFQSWH
- a CDS encoding sensor histidine kinase; protein product: MKLIRRIFNPVIALVAIQLVWVVVVVLWVTWFVGRHRQLKELATRYSPELLARTEGWSPLVQGLLLLAAILAGVYTLFIFWRRQSRLYQEQREFITQVTHELKSPLASIQLHLETIQLRRPSAERLDSFVDTMLDDTHRLHSQIDNLLLAARIEQRRRPADRRVIDLSAFVQKYLDENRDRLPPGTRLELELEPGLKAAVEPDELGTVLRNLLENAVLYSPGVPELELRLSRKGRWAIIALKDHGRGIAKAELRKIFRRFYRVELPDERIRGTGLGLYIVQSVIEGCGGAVQAESAGPGSGCTITLQLPLVEKS
- a CDS encoding YXWGXW repeat-containing protein — its product is MRIATALVLAALMAVPSLGAAESNFNVNVNLGVPVPPPPTVVVAPRVVFDAPPLFLAPSSLGFYVGVDMSYDMVLISGVYYLFQGNHWYRANHYNGPWVVTRYEQLPAPVRRYKVEKIRYYRDHEYRAYHANRDHYRGKHFRPGREEREEWRDEKDRRKEDKREAREEWKEHKKHGRGHGRDND
- a CDS encoding transporter substrate-binding domain-containing protein, which translates into the protein MLQAVFNIGWIVMTVIRIGNTNVVNGPNGALSAIVHAPESNSTQQMVFAIDSTHHSAKLMPMLNRICFLIIIISFFGGLPLHAEQATPDNAHVIVVGGNSNYPPYQFIGKNGQPDGYIVDLTKAIAGVMGMKIDIRLGDFGGILDELENGRIDILEGLSYSESRAQHYDFSPPHSIIVHAIFARKGTKEVKTLDELRGKKVLVHRGGGMHSYMKEHNYAHDLVLTDSPRETLQQLAVGKCDYAVVALLPGMYIIREENLTNIVPIAKNIIQQRYYCYAVKKGNTELLARFNEGLTILKKTGQYDAIYNKWLGVLEPQRVSWRVIAKYAALVVIPLVLVLMGTVLWSYSLRKQVAQRTESLSKALVELRSNQQQLVQADKMAALGILVSGVAHEINNPTGIILMNMPTLRKILRDAERILDQYREEHGDYSLGGLSYERVRQELPLLLEEMQDGAERIKHTVNDLKNFARKDDEAAKVLLDFNAVVQTAVRLVDVTTRKATNSFTTSYADNLPGIMGNAQRIEQVVVNLIMNACQALPDPGRAIAISTHFDPQANVVVLTVKDEGSGIPPEHLPRLTDPFFTTKRESGGTGLGLSVSASIIKDHGGELTFDSAHGKGTTVKCTFQAAMEGKKL